A window from Engraulis encrasicolus isolate BLACKSEA-1 chromosome 13, IST_EnEncr_1.0, whole genome shotgun sequence encodes these proteins:
- the sik1 gene encoding serine/threonine-protein kinase SIK1: MVIMTENRSGALPNPAQGRPLQVGFYEIIRTLGKGNFAVVKLARHKVTKTQVAIKIIDKTRLNSSNLEKIYREVQIMKLLNHPHIIKLYQVMETKDMLYIVTEYAKNGEMFDYLTTNGRLSEDEARKKFWQILTAVDYCHRHHIVHRDLKTENLLLDANMNIKLADFGFGNFYNAGEPLSTWCGSPPYAAPEVFEGKEYEGPQLDIWSLGVVLYVLVCGSLPFDGASLPALRQRVTEGRFRIPYFMSQDCENLIRKMLVVDPAKRISVAQIKQHRWMLADPAAPHQALTLSLSDYNSNLGDYSEPVLGIMHTLGIDRQRTVESLQSSSYNHFSAIYYLLLERVKEHRNQQLSRQPCPTGPWTQRPRSTSDTTVPELTMEPSDGFRSVFPLQAKKSAPLHSDMECDQGGLFQRGVVCPVEGGLSGLLWSRSISPNSLLETTISEEVRGGGGVGGPNPRDLEEEEVGGGSGSANAILTPPHLPSTASRRHTLAEVSARFHQCNPPCIVVSPSDAASSDSCLKSSSNPHPALSAPVEGGLSALLSSGLGPGGLVPAGSPLALSSNRLLQAQGSMHAASFQEGRRASDTSLTQGLKAFRQQLRKGTRTKGLLGLNKIKGLAARQQVCPPTSCPRGSRGSLGSPAMCPPAGSGRSMLEEVLHQQRMLQIQHQSQPQVQPQGQVTATGGQQQQQQQPIVLFLSQTHQHQHQHQHSLPPSPPANNLFAPAALFSEAPVLLPLCQQQTPLGLLSQPPQPSQQPSIWQQHIDSCSSTSTSSSSSSCSSSSSSVSPVVSTAHLLEARLHISQPLQQQQQQPQPPTATTISHTHHHHHHHQHLLSLPQIQGPFSFLAPQQGGWSLGSGGAQEPEVQELQQLSSCVMVK, translated from the exons ATGGTGATCATGACAGAGAACCGGTCGGGGGCTCTGCCCAACCCTGCGCAGGGCAGGCCCCTCCAGGTCGGCTTCTATGAAATCATCCGCACGCTGGGCAAGGGCAACTTCGCCGTTGTCAAGCTGGCCAGGCACAAAGTCACCAAAACACAG GTCGCTATCAAAATCATTGATAAGACCCGGTTGAACTCTTCCAACCTGGAGAAGATCTACCGAGAGGTGCAAATCATGAAGCTGCTTAACCACCCTCACATCATCAAACTCTACCAG GTTATGGAGACGAAAGACATGCTCTACATTGTCACGGAATACGCGAAAAATGGAGAGATGTTCG ACTACCTGACCACCAACGGTCGGCTGAGTGAGGACGAGGCTCGCAAGAAGTTCTGGCAGATCCTGACGGCCGTGGACtactgccaccgccaccacataGTGCACCGGGACCTCAAGACCGAGAACCTCCTCCTCGACGCCAACATGAACATCAAGCTGGCAG ACTTTGGTTTTGGGAACTTCTACAACGCCGGAGAGCCGCTGTCCACCTGGTGCGGCAGCCCGCCGTACGCCGCCCCCGAGGTCTTCGAGGGGAAGGAGTACGAGGGCCCACAGCTGGACATCTGG AGCCTGGGCGTGGTGCTGTATGTGCTGGTGTGCGGATCTCTGCCATTCGATGGGGCCAGCCTGCCTGCTCTGAGACAGAGGGTCACGGAGGGACGATTCCGCATCCCCTACTTCATGTCTCAAG ACTGTGAGAACCTGATCCGCAAGATGCTGGTGGTGGACCCGGCCAAGCGGATCTCGGTGGCCCAGATTAAGCAGCACCGCTGGATGCTGGCCGACCCGGCCGCCCCCCACCAGGCCCTCACGCTCTCCCTGAGCGACTACAACTCCAACCTGGGGGACTACAGCGAGCCCGTGCTCGGCATCATGCACACCCTGGGTATCGACCGCCAGAGGACCGTGGAG TCGCTCCAAAGCAGCAGCTACAACCACTTCTCAGCCATCTACTACCTGCTGCTGGAGAGGGTGAAGGAGCACCGCAACCAGCAGCTGAGCCGCCAGCCCTGCCCCACAGGGCCCTGGACGCAGAGGCCCCGCAGCACCTCAGACACCACCGTCCCGGAG TTGACCATGGAGCCTAGCGATGGCTTCCGCTCGGTCTTCCCTCTCCAGGCCAAGAAGAGTGCTCCGCTTCATTCCGACATGGAGTGCGACCAGGGCGGTCTCTTCCAG CGTGGCGTGGTGTGCCCCGTGGAGGGCGGCCTGAGCGGGCTGCTATGGAGCCGCTCCATCTCCCCCAACAGCCTGCTGGAGACCACCATCAGCGAGGAGGtccgcggaggaggaggagtaggaggccCCAATCCCCgggacctggaggaggaggaggtgggaggtggatCGGGCTCAGCCAATGCCATCCTCACGCCTCCCCACCTGCCCAGCACAGCCTCCCGCAGACACACGCTGGCCGAGGTGTCCGCGCGCTTCCACCAGTGCAACCCTCCCT GCATCGTGGTCAGCCCGTCTGACGCCGCCTCCTCCGACAGCTGCCTCAAGtcctcctccaacccccaccccgcCCTCTCCGCCCCCGTGGAGGGGGGCCTGTCCGCCCTGCTGAGCTCAGGCCTGGGCCCGGGAGGCCTGGTGCCCGCCGGAAGCCCCCTGGCCCTCTCCTCCAACCGCCTGCTGCAGGCCCAGGGCAGCATGCACGCCGCCAGCTTCCAGGAGGGACGGCGCGCCTCCGACACCTCCCTCACTCAAG GCCTGAAGGCGTTCCGCCAGCAGCTGAGGAAGGGCACGCGGACCAAGGGCCTGCTGGGCCTGAACAAGATCAAGGGGCTGGCGGCGCGTCAGCAGGTGTGCCCCCCGACCTCCTGCCCCCGCGGCAGCCGCGGCTCCCTGGGCTCCCCCGCCATGTGCCCGCCGGCCGGCTCCGGACGCAGCATGCTGGAGGAGGTGCTGCACCAGCAGAG GATGCTCCAGATCCAGCATCAGAGCCAGCCTCAGGTGCAGCCCCAGGGCCAGGTGACGGCCACCggtggccagcagcagcagcagcagcagccgatcgtcctcttcctctcccagacccatcagcaccagcaccagcaccagcactctctccccccctcccctcccgccAACAACCTCTTCGCCCCGGCCGCCCTGTTCTCCGAGGCCCCCGTGCTCCTCCCCCTCTGCCAGCAGCAGACCCCGCTGGGCCTCCTCTCCCAGCCCCCACAGCCATCCCAGCAGCCCTCCATCTGGCAGCAGCACATTGACTCCTGCTcttctacctccacctcctcttcctcttcctcctgctcctcttcctcctcctccgtgtcTCCCGTGGTGTCCACTGCTCACCTGCTGGAGGCTCGTCTCCACATCAGCCAAcccttgcagcagcagcagcagcagcctcaacCCCCTACTGCCACCACCATTTCTcacacccatcaccaccaccaccaccaccagcatctcCTGTCCCTGCCGCAGATCCAGGGGCCCTTCTCGTTCCTCGCTCCCCAGCAGGGTGGCTGGAGCCTGGGCAGCGGCGGCGCTCAAGAGCCCGAGGTGCAGGAGCTCCAGCAGCTCAGCAGCTGTGTGATGGTGAAGTAA